In the Glycine max cultivar Williams 82 chromosome 19, Glycine_max_v4.0, whole genome shotgun sequence genome, GATTCAAGCAGGTCTCCGAGGCCTACGAGGTTCTGATGGACGATCGCAAGCGCGCCGATTACAATTTCCGGCGGAGCTCCGGCGCCGGCACCGGAAACAACTACTATTCTCAGTATAGCTACGGATACGGTAGGAGTGGGAACAGTTATTATGAGTATAAACCTAGGTCTGGTGGCGGCGGCGGCTTCGCGTCCAAGTTCGAACTCGCGTTTCGGATTTTGACGGCGCGGTCATCGCTTCTCAATCTCGGCTTCGCAGCGTAATGCATTGTCCTTATTCTTTGTGATTGTTTATTGCTGTTTGTTCAAGTCGTATTTTGATGCTAGGAAGCAAGATATTTTCTTCTAGTTCAATTGAATTTTGATAATTAGTGGCTGGCTTCTTACAGGCATAGATGTTTTATGTATTGTTTTGAGTTATTTTGATATGAAGATGATTATTAGCTGAAGAGAAATGCTAGTAACACACCCAGTAACACAATAGTTCTACTAACACACTCTTCACTGTTTAGTTAGAATTTAttggaaattacaaaattgAGTGTGATTCATTAAATATGAAATGGGACCTACAAAGTTATATATTTTCCGATAAATTTAACCAATAGTATTGCTAGCAATTCTCTTGAATTGATTTGTATCCTGATGGCAGCTTTGGATATCTTGCTAGATTTGTTTGCCTAGTACTTTGTAATTTCTTTTTGGCTGATTCCGTTCACAACTTATTGCCTATTGTTATTAGCATATATATCATCCTTGAACGTGAAATTTAATTCTTAGTTAATAATTTTGGTGATGCTTATCAACCTTGTATAATAAATTAGAGTCCTGTGAGAGTGAGATAATTTCCTTACAAAATTGTGGCAGTTTTAGAAACTGTAGGgactcaattttttaaaacaaaattgacaGATCAGGTACCTAATTAAAAAAGTAGTTTAGGGACCTATTTGAAAATTTGCAAGTAGTCCAGGGACCCACTAAgtaatttaactttaaaaaaacatgtCATTCTTAATCCatcttcttttaaaatttaaattcaatttctgTTGAATTTACTATGCATATCttcttcataattttaaatatttgttgttttaacCTCTAACTGGATACATGATGATAGGACAACCTGAAAACTAGCTGAATCTGAAAACAGTTATCCAGATATATGCATGAATTCAACAATTCTTGTTATATTGGATACTGAGTTCATGAATAAAACTCCTCTTGGACCTATAATATTCTTGATGATGATGGATCATGCAAAAGGATATTCTAGGGGACGTTACATAAGCACTAAATCAAATTTGCTTCTATCACTCCATcttatcattagttttatttgtgAATAACTATCGAGTGCTTAGATgctttgtttaaaaatatctttccaATAACCTGATGAAAGATTTTGGTTCAGAGCTATATTAGGTGGGATAGTTGTCATTGATTCAGGTGGAGAATCCTTATGGAGAATGCAAAATTCTGGGGTAAGATTTtgattttctctcctttttcttttcttaatcttCCGATTTTGCTGTACCACTTTCCAggtttatttttgtctttatttcatttattcagGATAATTATGAAAGTACATATCCTGTAACATATAAATGATCCACAAGCATGGGCTTTTTCTTTGTTCTCAATCATGTATGCGCTTTCTTTTGTTAATGCGAAGAAAAAATCATTCATATGATAAATCCCTCCTCAAAGATGCTTAATGACTCAAAGTAAGATACAGAGATCACTTTGTCTGGCAAAATTAGCTATTGACTCATTCACCATATTACGATTCTGTGGAATATAACCTCAATCAAAAGATTGTAAACTATGAAAGCAAGAGGCATAACAGTAGATTTCTGGTGGAATGTTTTGTAGGCTTAACTTCCATTTGGCTTGTGAACTTGACAGGAATTTGTTGGTCTGCACTGGTCTGGTCTATTCATTCTCTATTCTCTCTTTTCCTCCCTTCCTCCTATACCT is a window encoding:
- the LOC100782769 gene encoding chaperone protein dnaJ 72 is translated as MDHYKVLGLHRTATKEEIKAAFKKLAFQFHPDKHSQSPKAVRENATLRFKQVSEAYEVLMDDRKRADYNFRRSSGAGTGNNYYSQYSYGYGRSGNSYYEYKPRSGGGGGFASKFELAFRILTARSSLLNLGFAAAILGGIVVIDSGGESLWRMQNSGKSFEEALKSIEKAKPYKEDNIEEDP